The Pagrus major chromosome 1, Pma_NU_1.0 genome includes the window TGCGTTACAgtcaaatgtaatgtgatgacAGTAATGTAAAGGCTGTAGAGCAGGGCATGAATACATGATGTATGAAATGTCCTTCCTTGTAATTActaaaaagaagagagaaattcatttgtttaaatctgttgttatttttacacacacacacacacacacacacacacacgcacgcatgcactATCAGCATATATactcacacactgatgtatGAAGGTGATGTGGCTACCGCGTAATCAGACAGCCCCCAGCAGTTAGAGGGTCACCACAGTTTCCTCCGTAGTGAAGTAGATTTGTAATTGAGCAATAAAGACTAACAAGCCAGACGATTATGGTACTCATTTCCTTTAGTCATTGTACATGAGGAAAGGGAGTGACGATTTATTATCTATCTGCAGGCAAGGGCAAGTCTACTGATTatatcatcatcagcatcactgCAACAAATTGTTCTGGGAAATCTTCCCCTCTGTAAATAAGaaggaacataaaaaaaagatcagatACTGCAGAAGGTGACGTACAAAGTATTCAGGATTAAAACAAGCACAAGCATGTGTGCACCTGCGAATCCTAACACTAATCTtaaatctgtctttctgtcatttttctttcagagAGCTGATGTCGAACACCTCAGAGGCCTTGGTCTGTCCCCTGCTACAGGAAATGATGAAAAGGAACCACACCGAAGAACAAACGTTGTTGGTTTGCTTCCATGGTCTGGTGTCCTGCCTGGGGATTATGGAGAATGCCCTGATCCTCTGGGTAGTGGGTTTCCGCCTGCAGCGCCGCACTGTGACCTCTGTCTGGGTACTCAACTTGGCCATGTCTGACTTCCTGACGACGCTGACGCTGCCGCTCTTCACTGTGTACCTTAACGCCAAACATAGCTGGGAGCTCGGGAGAGTACTTTGCAAAGCACAGGCTTCCATCTTCTTCTTGAACATGTTTGTGTCAGCCTTCCTGTTGGCCGCCATTTCATTGGACCGCTGCCTTCTGGTAGCCAAGCCAGTGTGGAGCCAGAACCATCGTTCAGTGGCAGGAGCATGGAAGGTGTGTGCATTGGGTTGGCTGTGGGCAGTGATCAATACACTACCTTACTTCGTGTTCCGCACAGTGAATGGGAAACAAGGTCAGAGGAAGCTGTGCTATCATCATTTTGCCATGTATTCATCCTCTCAAGCCACTATGGAGAGAGACTGCGAAGTGAGACAGGCAGCAACAGCCATTTCCAAGTTGCTGCTAGCATTCCTGTTCCCCGTGGTGGTGATTGCAGGGAGCTACATTCACATAGCTGTAAGCCTGAGGaacagaagcaggaggaggaagcagagtgCCAGCAGGCTCACTAATGCCCTTATTGAATCAAACAAAGACGGAAAATCAGGAACAACAAATACCCCTCAAACCACAATAACCACTAACATAGGTCTCAAGCCTCTGGCCTCCAGTCAATCTGTATTCAAGTCAACTCCTTCCTTATCCGCCACCACCTCTAGTCAGACCAATCAAAGTCTGCTGTCCCAGAGCTTCACTAAGATGGTGACATTTGTGATTGCAGCATTTGCACTGTGCTGGGCTCCGTATCACATCTTCTGTGTACTCGAAGCGGTAGCCCACTACAAGCGCGGCCTCTTCAACAAGGTGGAGGCGGGGCTGCCCTTAGCCACAACCTTTGCATTCTTGAATTCAGTGCTGAACCCAATTCTGTACGTCTTCAGCTGCCCAAACTTCAGCGTAAGAATACGACAGAGTCTTGGAGCAGTGTTTGACGGTCTGGTAGAGGAAAGAGGGTTACTGGTGGGTCCAGGAAAAAGTTTAAAAGCACAGATTAAGCGGAAGTGCAGTCGAGATTTGGGGCTTGAAACACCAGATACACCAAAGGGATCCTGTTCAGCTTCCGTCCAAAGACAAGAATCAAAAACTGAGGCGGAACTTGGCTGCTAGATTCTATTcgatttttgtctttgttatgTTTGATTTAGTTGAGTGATTGATTAATCACGTCAGATATGGCTTAATGCACACGTAGGCCCACTTTAATGGATGCCCTCTGTTCTGTCACATAAAAACTGTCGGCACCACAAaaagcgtgttagcatgcttataTTGGCATTAGGCAGAGGGTGAGCCTCACTGACCTtagtgatcccctgacttttgaGCAAAATTCAATATCAATAACTTTGTGTACATTTGACAAACAGTAATTCAAACAATAATTCTAAAGACTAGACCATGTCATTGTCCCCTAATCAAGTTTCTCATGAACAAATGCTGTGTACTTTCCGCAGCAGCTAGATGGGAGATGATAGCAAACAATTACATGCAAAAACACTCAACTAAGATGGTGGACATGTAAAACAGTATAACTGtactgtctttgtttctgtattACATATCTAGGAACCTACTCCAATATTTGCATACATGCCTGAACACTCCTGATCTCAGTGGGAGTCCTCCCGGTTTTTTATTGTGGTACAAATCAAATGagtgtttctcagtttctgtgtgggatAAGTGTAatggtacctggcaacccaacccagAGGCAGAGATGAGCATGCACAACCAACCCTGCCTGACATGTGTCACTGGTCCCTGCGCTCACTCAAGCCCTCCACTCAGTTTGGGGgtaaaaatggatgaaacaaATCCCAAGAAGAAATACACTTCCAAATTTCACTCCGCCTGATGCAAGACCTTGCCTGATGTCAGACAGAACTGTCAACTCGTTACACATTCATATTCAGAATCAGTCAAGTGTCTCACTCTTGCCTCCACTCTGCAGACTGTCTTCCTGCTGGCAATGATGGcttctcaacacacacacactctctctctctctctctctctctctctctctctaacaatGTTTGCacttgacatttttgtgatATAAATTTTAGATGTTaacttttttgtacattttgtatgtttttaatttattctttgTGAGATATGAATTTAAAATTCCTTAGAAGTTACTCTACTTTCACTTCCTTGTATTAATTCTATTAATGTGGTGTTGGTGTGGTTATATGGAGGCAGGGGTGTTGAGGGTAGGCCATTTGCCTATAATCCAGAAAATCTTCCTCTTTTGCACAGCCTGTCGTGGCAGATTCAGTCACTGCCATTAatgaaaattgttttgtttgtctgtatcACTCTGATATTAAATTGAAAGGTATTTTGCACAGACAGAAACTATTGGTCTGGTTCGGTTGATTTGGTTTTCATTCACTTTTCGTGACATTTATTTCCATGTTATCATTTGATTCTTGTGTCTTGaattttttcaacttttcccttcttacagtatataaatgcaaatgcaaagATGTGAAAGAAATGCACTCTCAAGGGGGTTGTatttatataaagaaaatgaatacGTTTCTGTTGCACCAAATTAGGTTATTATTTCATCAAATGACACGCTGCAAAGGAGAAAAGTTTTTTAAGGTCTCACAAACCAAAAGATTGGGGGTTCATGCTGTGCAGGTTTTGGCCACCAGAGAGCAGTGTAGCACTGATTGGTAAGAAGACATGAAATGATAAAGTAGGATTATGCTTTTCAGGTCCTGTAATCCAGGAGCACTTTCAATCTGAACTGCTGAATGTCTAGCCACCTTCCTGAGTGATTGGATTTGATCATATCTGATACCCATTTTGATTGACTGTCTCATCACTGCTGGTCACAGTTGTCTTGTTCCATCACATTCaattggacacacacacacacacaggctgaggTGTAATGTAGGCCACTGTGGCGTGGGATTACCGTGGAGGTAGTTGTAATTTGGAGAGAATATCAGAGAGTGAAGATTCAGAATATAAAGACAGAGCAGGATTAAACCTAACGGGTCAGACTGATATACAAAGCTCCACTTTCCTCCCAGTCATTCACTTCCAGCAGattatgtctctctctctccctcccttcgGAACAATCTCTCATTTCCTCCCTGTCTGTATTCATCTAATTCTCTCTTTATGTCTTTTTGGCTGTGGAGCAAGGCCTTTTCTCTTTGACGTGACGGAGCATACAAAGACTCTCAGTGTAGTGAAGTGCAAACATTTCTGTCCATGTTTgactttcacacattttttttactgtagagCCCTGTAAAATATGAAAGAGACATTTAAAATCCAGACTGTCGAATGAATCTGTTTGTTCTCTGTGAGTCCTgtcttgctctttttttctaCTGACTTCCACACTagagaagaaaacagcaaaGTAGAGTCTATTGAAAGGTGGAGCTCATGCCATGCAAACCAAGAATAAAGGAAGGAAAAGGGTTGCCAGAGATTGCCATACATCCTGTGTACATTTCCCTAAATTGTTTTACAATCAGAACCAGGGCCTGGTGAGGAGAAAATTGAAATTTAGAAATGACGTCCGAGGTCTTTCAGTGAAAGTCATTATACTGCTCAAacaaattaagggaacactttaatcacacatcaaatcttgatgaacaaattattcaagttgaaaatctttactgatgtactttgtataatttgttgagaacaaaatgacgtaacaacggtcaatggaaaccaatcatcaacccactgaggggtggattcaaaatcacactaaaaaacaaagtaacaaaattaaatcacaggctgatccaacttgtGTGAATTGTATCACACCAACTCATgatgtgactcagtagtgtgtatgcCCCCCCGTGCCTGTATGCACTCCTGACACatctgggcatgctcctgatgagtcagcagatggtgtcctgggggatctcctcccagacctggatcagggcatcagtgaaGTCCTGGATACATAACATCCCATAGGTGCTGAATTTATCGCGGTACCTAACAGCAGCCTGGGTACCGTTGGCTATGACGTGGAGGTCTGTgcgaccctccaaggatatccctccccagatcatcactgaccCACCACCAAATCGGCAGGATGACGTTACAGGCAGCAAAATGTCCACCATGGCCTCTCCAGACTCTTTCATgcctgtcacatgtgctcagtgtgaacctgctctcatctgggAAGAGAACAGGGTGCCAATGGCAGAGATGCCAGTTCTGGTGTTCTCTCTTGAATGCCAATTGAGTTGCATGGTGCTGgactgtgagcacaggtcccactagaggacATCGGGCCCTCATGCGACCTTCATGGAGTCTGTCTCTGACaatttggtcagaaacatgcacaccagtagcctgctggaggtcattttgtagggctctggcagtgctcctcagGTTCCTCCTcgcacaaaggagcagatactGTCCTactgctgggttgatgcccttctgcggccctgtccagctctcctcatGTAACGACCagtctcctggtatctcctccatgcacttgagactgtgctgggagacacagcaaaccttgcAACTGCAcgtatggatgtgccatcctagaggagctggactacctgtgcaacctgttcgggctgcaggtaccgccttgtgctaccagtagtgacaaggacactagcagaacacagaactagagaagaatcagtcaggaaggataaggagagagcaactgtctgtggccaccacatgcaaaaccattccctttttgggggttgtcttgctttttcCTCTCCATTGCAGGCAAGCTATAACCATGGGAAAACTGCAtgacatgaaacacaaactTAGTACTTCAGCTTACATTAACTGCATCAAGCTTCAGTTGGGTTCAGACGTAAAAAATAGAACACCTGTCAAGCTCGGGTCAGGCTTGGAGCCGTCCCTTCTCTTCGTTTGTTTTCTAACCTCGTACTTATATTCTATTTCACTCGTTGCAAGATGTATTGCCAAAAAGAATCAAAAAGTTATAAATCTGGGAGTTCATATGCCAATATATCAATTTCGAAACACACAGAATACACTGTGATACATACACAAAAGCATGTCATATAAAGTTAGCTCTTTAAAGATCTGAAGAAAATCTTAATAGCTCTAGGAAGGGTCTTGCTTTttgtaaaaactgaaacaaacttaTGAGTCAGCTGAATGGTCTTAATATTTCATGAATAAATCATAGAATATCTCTGAACAGCCATGAATGTAATGATGTAGACTTAAAGATTAGGGGTATACTGAAGCtcaacaacagaaaatacagaaacaccCAGATAAGGATAAAGATAATGAGACAGCAGGAGCACAGCGAGAACATTGAGAACGTAAGATGTTGAAATGATAGAGCCAGAGAGATTATATAAAGTGCTGTGAAAACAGTTGGTACGGATGAGAGATAAGGAATGAAGGAATGAGAGAACACATAGAGGGCGGGCAGTGAGTATCGCTTTAAAAGGGTTTAATGCACTGCTGCAGTACTTATAGGTGACAGATGCTGACTAGAAAATTACAGTGCATCGCACATCAGCGATTTTCTTTTCAACATCATGTACTGAAGTGCACACTCGTGCATGTACACATACAGGGAAGATAAAATGGCACTGGCAAAACACCtcttgaacaaaaaaaatgtatatgcatTTATAATACAATGCAAATTCAAACATAGCAACAGGTGTATGCATATTATAATGTACACAGAAGAAAAGTTTAATAATATTCAGTCCATATCCTATCTTTGTTCTCTGGAAGTTTTGATTACCCTAATGCCCAGCTtccaccacaacacagaagtccCACTTTAATAGATCCCAGATAGGAATCTGTAACAAACAGGTTCAAACTTTACATTGTTTCTGTAAGTcatttcatttatcatttatgacTTTTGATTTATGAATTGAGGtagatttattgttttgttgcctAAGATAACCCTCTACATTATACATACACTGATGAGAGATcacttaaagctgcacaaaataataaattaacttTGTGTGGTAATTGTTTGTACTTACCCTGGGGCTCCCTTGCTGCTTGATTATGAAGCTGTtgtcaaagaaaatgtatgtatgattCCAGTTTGagtaatgtgttgttttatgtattGTAACGGAGAAGAAGTCAACCGTGAGCCTTCAAAGTGTTTTTACCTTCGATTGGGACCACAGGCCACACCTAAAACAGCTTTCTCATTCATTTGAATGCTGACTcatcacactattgttcttctggaatgtatttattattattcctgcttccaGACTTTTATCAGCTCGCTTCCtctcctacaaattttgagcaaATATGGagttagatttgtgtctttattacatgcaagaaaataaatgatctgagagaaaaaaaaatgtttgagaatAAAGTTATCACACTGATAGCAAAAAAGCATTTTCgcactctagcgatgatgtcacacactcaagctcacgcaatacacacccattataaaaccagaagacgagctaaaaatccttaaaacttaAACTGTGATAAATGCTGAATACATATCGagttagatttgtgtctttattacatgcgagaaaataaatgatctgagagaaaaaaaatatttgagagaaaaagttttcataccaatagcaaaaaataatatttgagaCTAAAAAGTTTTAAGAGAAAGTATTTTCTCATAgaacataaaaatatgtaaatttgaaattttttaaattatttctgagaaaaaaaaatctctctcaaaatacttttttttaactctcaaatatatatttcttgctatcagtgtgaaaacattttctctcaaaaaaaatgtttctctcaaaacgtttttcttctctctctcaaaaCCAAAAAAGTCTTTGCTCTCAATGCAATTTCTTGCTCTCGTGTCAGGACTTTGCTCTCGCTGTGAAAATAATGTCATGGGCGGGGCCACGTTCCTATTGGCCAGTCGGGTGAGAATCGTCTTGGGAGACGAACTGAATCATTACACCATTGTCGATTCACCGGCATAGATGCGCTGCCTTAGTTGAGCGCGGAGACTCCAATGTTTGGGTAagatgatgacacacacaactCGATGGGTAGCTAGCTGAGCCCTAACAGGTTAGAGAGTAACAGATCAGAGGTATTAAAGGATGTTTAACTGGTTAGTAATGTGGAGTTCAGCTCAGCTAACATCACTGACCTCGGCtagatggtaaaaaatattTAGAATAAGCCCTGTGTAGCTGAGTTTGCAAGCTGCACATGTAGTGTAGCTAAACGTGTAGTGCAACAACCATACAAAGACTATTTTACACAAAACTAGGTGGGACACTTTCAAACAGTATATCAATCACTgtctaacattagctagctataGGGTTGCCACCTTCCATGCAGACTAGCTGAAAGTTGTCCAGGAGGTTGTATATGATGAACAAGCAGTTACTCTTCAGGTGCTTTGAGGCTAGCAAGTGCAAAGGTAGAAACTAGCTCACTACTCACTAAATAAGGAGTGAAACTATCTAAATCAACATATTCATTTGGCATTTGATTTCAAAATAGTATAAACCAGGTGAGTTTGCAAGTTTACCTAGCATGGTGGCTAATTAGCGATTATCTTTACTAGcgattagcatgctaataatataatacacatTCATGAATATGAGTGCTATTCTTTGTCCATGACAATCTGACAAACAGATCAGTAATGGCAAACTAGCTTACATCTAGGATAGcctatttaatgtttaatcttcAGTGATGTTAGCTGAGCTGAACTCCACATTTAAGTTAAACATCCTTTAATACCTCTGATCTGTTACTCTCTAACCTGTTAGGGCTCAGCTAGCTACCCATCGagttgtgtgtgtcatcatctTACCCAAACATTGGAGTCTCCGCGCTCAACTAAGGCAGCGCATCTATGCCGGTGAATCGACAATGGTGTAATGATTCAGTTCGTCTCCCAAGACGATTCTCACCCGACTGGCCAATAGGAACGTGGCCCCGCCCATGACATTATTTTCACAGCGAGAGCAAAGTCCTGACACGAGAGCAAGAAATTGCATTGAGAGCAAAGACTTTTTTGGttttgagagagagaagaaaaacgttttgagagaaacttttttttttgagagacaatgttttcacactgatagcaagaaatatatatttgagagttaaaacagatttgttttctcagaaataatttaaaaaatttcaaatttacatatttttatgttcTATGAGAAAATACTTTCTCTTAAAACTTTTTAGtctcaaatattattttttgctattggtatgaaaactttttctctcaaatatttttttctctcagatcatttattttctcgcatgtaataaagacacaaatctaactCGATAtgtattcagcattttaaaatcttttatggTTTTGAAATTATCACAGTTtaagttttaaggatttttagctcgtcttctggttttatgggtgtgtattgcgtgagctagagtgtgtgacatcattgctagagtggagagcagctgcaaaaactttagaaaaaaatctcttcagcttaatttgggtcccacatcttttacttcacatagacaatatatacatggaaatgtaggaaatcttgttggctttcagatgatggtcttatttcagaggTAGGACTTATACTTTTGGCTGTAGAAGCCCTCgagcgacaagcactccagcaactccctCATAAGCcgcaatgttaattttgagcctaaaGTTCTGGTTTATAGCAGACAGTACCTGTTTTGTCACCCTCATTTTCActttacagaaataaaaaacacatcacagggttcagcaatgtctcctgttactcaatatataaatatttttttttaccattaccattttttctagacctgcaggagtttgggaggtgttttcccattcattcttatggggacattttcaaatttcattctgcaaCTGTTTCtgcatacgttcagctatagaaaccattcaactatcaaaatgttcagctttttaagctttTTCAGCCTACTACTTTtgagcttttcaaccttttcagctttttcaaatattcagcttcatgttcagctagagaaactgttcagcTATTAAAatcttcagctttttcagcccatttTCCCAAAATCCTGTTTGTGGATTTTAGCTGCACCCCGAGTCGTCACTCTATCAGGCTCCTGAACTTTGTGGATGGAACCGCTGCAGcagatggtgatggaggaagCATATCATTCACTCAGCCTGCCATCGCTCCAGGATGTGCGCACCTTCAGGACCTTGAAGTGTGCAAGAAAGATTATGACCGACCCTTTCGACCCTGGAAACAAACTTTATGCAACACTCCCCTTTGGCATTAGGCTACATGGTCCATCAAGACCAAAACCTTGGATACTAATCTCTGCACCTTTAAGGGTACCTGTCATAGTCCtgttatttcagtttcatttcatctgtgttttcagcatttttgtggtgtcttttgcattttcctcctgttttcttgtgctcctcaccaACCTGATTTTCCCCTCAACCTGTCATGCATCTGTCTAATTATCCCAAACGTGTTCCCTATGTTCGtccccagtctgctttccctccaccactgcactgcatctccttcgttagcccagccctgttccTAGTGTTCTTTCTAGGCCATCAGCTCCTTCCCCgttcctagtgtttttccactcattaccctcacctgtgtttctccgcactccacctgcaccttgttggtttagtttgtatttaagtccagtctttagtTCAGGCTTTGTCGAGTCACCTGTTGTGGTTCCCTGGTCATGTCGTGATCCCAAATAAAACTTTATCCGTTGATATGCCTGCCGTCTCCTGCATCTGGTTCTCCGCTCCAGCCTGACAGTAACAACTGAATCACATTTGTACTACTGAGTACCAATTCATGTTAAATCGATCTGTTCAGTCGTTGAGTGCATATCTTTAGAGTAACattagagagagaaagataaggACGTCACCCATGCAACAAGTCACAGTGAGTTAAGGCAACACTTGCTGCAAAATGCAAAGCTGACCAGGGCAACATGTCTAACAAACCTGGTCAAACATATAAAAGCTGAAGAGTGTACCATGTTTGACAGTCCGAAATCAAGGTCCCCTGCACCCGCAGCTGAT containing:
- the LOC141000808 gene encoding prostaglandin D2 receptor 2-like, producing MSNTSEALVCPLLQEMMKRNHTEEQTLLVCFHGLVSCLGIMENALILWVVGFRLQRRTVTSVWVLNLAMSDFLTTLTLPLFTVYLNAKHSWELGRVLCKAQASIFFLNMFVSAFLLAAISLDRCLLVAKPVWSQNHRSVAGAWKVCALGWLWAVINTLPYFVFRTVNGKQGQRKLCYHHFAMYSSSQATMERDCEVRQAATAISKLLLAFLFPVVVIAGSYIHIAVSLRNRSRRRKQSLKPLASSQSVFKSTPSLSATTSSQTNQSLLSQSFTKMVTFVIAAFALCWAPYHIFCVLEAVAHYKRGLFNKVEAGLPLATTFAFLNSVLNPILYVFSCPNFSVRIRQSLGAVFDGLVEERGLLVLNLSRYLTAAWVPLAMTWRSVRPSKDIPPQIITDPPPNRQDDVTGSKMSTMASPDSFMPVTCAQCEPALIWEENRVPMAEMPVLVFSLECQLSCMVLDCEHRSH